Below is a genomic region from Rhodothermales bacterium.
TATGGGATTGAACATTGATATTGGCGGCCTGCCGGAGCGCACGGGGAAGCCGCGGGAGGAAGGCCTTACCTATGTGCTCGACAAGGGCCTCTCGGTACGCCAGGTTGAAGATATGCTGGGCGTTGCGGCTGACTATATCGACCTCGTCAAACTCGGGTGGGGAACGTCGGTCGTCACGCCGGGACTTGAGGAAAAACTACGGGCGTATCGGTCGGCCGGAATCGACGTCTATCTCGGCGGCACCCTGTTTGAAGCGTTCTACATCCGGGGGCAGCTCGATCGCTATCTCGAGTTCCTTCGAGGACTGGAGATAGGCATTCTCGAAATATCTGATGGATGTATCGAGATTGAACATTCCGAAAAGGTCGCGCTGATCTCGGCGCTGTCAGAGGAGTTCACGGTGTTGAGCGAAGTGGGATCGAAGGACACGGATCACATCATGCCCCCCTACCGCTGGGTGGAAATGATCGAGTCCGAACTGAGGGCGGGAAGTGACCGCGTGATCTGTGAGGCTCGTGAGAGCGGCACGGTTGGCCTTTATCGTCCTGACGGGGAAG
It encodes:
- a CDS encoding phosphosulfolactate synthase — translated: MNIDIGGLPERTGKPREEGLTYVLDKGLSVRQVEDMLGVAADYIDLVKLGWGTSVVTPGLEEKLRAYRSAGIDVYLGGTLFEAFYIRGQLDRYLEFLRGLEIGILEISDGCIEIEHSEKVALISALSEEFTVLSEVGSKDTDHIMPPYRWVEMIESELRAGSDRVICEARESGTVGLYRPDGEVREGLVDEIVDMVGRQQVVFEAPRKAQQVWFLRHLGPNVNLANISPEEAIPLETLR